The stretch of DNA GGCAAGGTCCTGCTGGTCCGCCGCGCCCGCTCGCCGGGCAAGGGCTTCTACTCGTTCCCCGGCGGCCGGGTCGAATTCGGCGAATCCCTGCACACGGCGCTCCATCGCGAGGTGGACGAGGAAACCGGCCTGAAAATCGAGATTCTGGGCCTCGCCGGCTGGCGCGAGGTGCTGCCCGGGGCCTCTGGTGGCGGGCACTACCTGATCATGTCGTTCGCGGCGCGCTGGACGGCCGGAGAGCCGGTCCTGAACGACGAGCACGACGATTTCAAATGGCTGGCACCGGATGGGCTCGGTGACCTCAAGGTCACCGGCGGCCTCCTGGAGGTCATCGAGGCCGCCCGGAAGCTGGTCTAGGCAGCCGTTCCCGGAGCTTCACACCTTGCCTCCGGCAGATTGAGGGGGCATATCGGCCCTCAAATGCTCAAGCACGCCCTCGCCGCCCTCATCCTGATTTCGGCCTGCCATGTGGCCCCCGTGCGGGCCCAGGATGCCGCCGCGCCATTTGACGGCGATCTGCAGCGGCTGGCCGAGATTCTCGGCACGCTGCATTACCTCCGGGGCATCTGCGGCTCCAATGAAGGGGCGAAATGGCGCAACGAAATGCAGGCGCTGATCGACGCCGAAACCCCGTCCGGCGACCGCCGCGCCCGCATGATCGCGGGCTTCAACCGCGGCTATAACGGCTTTCAGCAGACCTACCGGACCTGCACGCCGGCTGCTTCGGTCGCGATCCGCCGGTATATCGAGGAAGGCTCGAAGATCTCGCGCGACCTCACCGCGCGCTACGCGAACTAGGCAACCATGGACGCGATCTATTTCGACCTCGACGGAACGCTGACGGACCCCAAGCCCGGGATTACCCGCTCGATCCAGTATGCGCTGCAGAAGCTCGATCATCGGACGATGCCTACCGAGGACGAACTGACCTGGTGCATCGGCCCGCCGCTGCGCGCGAGCTTCGTCAGGCTGCTTGGCGCGGAAACGTCGGCCGATCTCGCCGTGTCGTATTATCGTGAGCGATTTTCCGACGTCGGCCTCTATGAGAACGGCGTCTACGACGGCGTCGGCGAGGTGCTGACGTCGCTCTGCGCCTCCGGCCACCGGCTGTTCGTCGCCACCAGCAAGCCGCATGTGTTCGCCGAGCGCATCATCGATCATTTCGGGCTGCGCGATCACTTCGAGCGCGTGTTCGGTTCCGAACTCGACGGCACCCGTGTGGACAAGTCGCATCTGCTCGAATACGCGCTGAAGCAAGCATCGGTCGATCCGGCCAAGACCCTGATGATCGGCGACCGCAGCCACGACATGGTCGGCGCGAAAAACAACGGCATGAAGGGCATCGGCGTGCTGTACGGCTACGGCAGCCGCGACGAGTTGCTGGAGGCCGGTGCGCACCATGTTTGCGCAACCCCGGGAGCGATCCTCGGCTGCATTCCGTGAAACGAGCGGGAACTTTTTCGCCGCCTGAAATTCGAGCAGCGCCGTTAACCTTTCCTAAAGATGTGGTCTAGGCGAGCCCGCGGCGCGTGCTAGAGCTTGTCGCGATAGGATGCGTTCCGCCCTGGTTCGCGCAGATTTCGTTGAGCTTCATGAGCCGCCCAGCCTCCTTCCCGACCGCCCGCGACCCGCTTCCCGATCTCGAGCAGAAGCAGACTGCCCTGAGCTACCTGAGCGAGGCCTGGGCGGAAGCGCGGCACGATGGCGTCGATGGCGACTGCCTCGCGCAGGCGAGCCTGTTCACGGCGCTGGCCGAACTGGTCTCGACCTACGGCGAGGACGCGGTGGCGAAGTTCGTCGATGGCCTCTCGGCTCGCGTGAAGAACGGCGAGTTTTCGCTGAAACTGGCGAAGCAGTGAACTTGCACTGCTGTCATCGCCCGGCTTGACCGGGCGACCCAGTACGCCGCGGCTTCTCGATTCAATCATTGCCGTCTCTGGAATACTGGATCACCCGCCTTCGCGGGTGACGACACTTTCGCGTGGGGCGACACTCTGCCCTACGCCTTCAACGTCTCCAGAAACCGCACCGGCTCGCCGGTTGACGGCGTCGTCACCTCGCCCTGCCACATCACGCGCCTGCCGCGCACGAAGGTGCCGACCGGCCAGCCGGTGACGCGCACGCCGTCATAGGGCGTCCAGCCGGCGCGCGAGGCCACCCATTTGTTGGTGATGGTCTCGCTTCGCTTGAGATCGACGATGGTGAAATCGGCGTCATAGCCCGCGGCGATGCGGCCCTTGCAGGCGATGTTGTAGAGCCGCGCCGGGCCGGCGCTGGTGAGATCGACGAAGCGCGCCAGCGACAGCCGCCCGGCATTGACGTGATCCAGCATCAGCGGCACCAGCGTCTGCACGCCCGTCATGCCCGAGGGTGAAGCGGGATAGGTCTTGGCCTTTTCCTCCAGCGTATGCGGCGCATGGTCGGAGCCGAGCACGTCGATGATGCCCTGCTCGATGCCATACCAGATACCATCGCGGTGATCGGCCGAGCGCACCGGCGGGTTCATCTGGGCGCGGGTGCCGAGCCGCTCGTAGCATTCGGGCGCGGCCATGGTGAGGTGATGCGGCGTCGCCTCGCAGGACGCGACATCCTTGTGGTCGCGCAGATACTCGATCTCCTGCTTGGTCGAGATGTGCAGGACGTGGATGCGTTTTCCCGTCTCGCGTGCGAGATTGACCAGCCGCTGGGTCGCCATCAGCGCGGCGGTCTCGTCGCGCCACACCGGATGCGAGCGCGGATCGCCCTCGATGCGAAGCGGCTTACGCTCGTTGAGGCGATATTCGTCCTCGGCATGAAAGGCGGCGCGGCGGCGGATCACCTGGAAGATGCGGCGCAGGCTTTCGTCGTCCTCAACCAGTAGCGCGCCGGTGGAAGAGCCGATGAACACCTTGACGCCGGCGCAACCCGGCGCGCGCTCCAGCTCGGGGAGATCGGCCACATTCTCACGGGTGCCGCCGATAAAGAAAGCAAAGTCGCAATGCATGCGGTGTCGGCCGCGCTTCACCTTGTCGGTGAAGTTGGCTTCCGTGACGGTCAGCGGATCGGTGTTCGGCATTTCGAACACGGCGGTGACGCCGCCCATCACGGCACTGCGAGATCCAGTTTCAAGGTCCTCTTTATGCGTCTGGCCCGGCTCGCGGAAATGCACTTGCGTATCCATCACGCCGGGCAGGATGTGCAGTCCCCTGCAGTCGATCGTCTCGGCGGCGGACGCCTGCCCCAGCCCGCCGATCGCGACGATCCGGCCGTTGGAAATGCCGATGTCGCGGATGCCCTCGCCGTCCTGATTGACCACAGTGCCGGATTTTAGAATGGTATCAAATCGTTGATTCATCGCTGATTCATTGATCCTCGGACGCCCGCTTCGGGGCTTGTTGGCGGCACCTTAGCGCCTTAACTTCGGATGGGATATCCGCGACCGGTGTTTCCCCAGGAACTTCAAGAGAACGTCAAAAGAGGCCATTTTAACTGATGAAAGCAGCGTTTCTTCCAGACCGGGGCGTGGTCAAGGTCAGCGGCGAGGATGCCCGCACCTTCCTCAATGGCCTCGTCACCACAGACGTCACGCTGCTACAGCCAGGGCTCGGCCGGTTCGGCGCGCTGCTGACGCCGCAGGGCAAGATCACCGCCGATTTCCTGATCACCGAAGCCCCCGCCGGCCATGGCGGCGGCTTCCTGATCGATGCGCCCCGCGCGCTGGCGCAGAACCTCGCCGACAAGCTCGGCTTCTACAAGCTGCGCGCCAAGGTCGCGGTGGAGAACATCTCCGACAGCATGGGCGTGCTGGCCGTGTGGAACGGCGAGCCTGCGATGAAGCCCGATCTGGCGTTCGCCGATCCGCGGCATGAAGCGCTGGGCTGGCGCATTCTCGTGCCCGAAGATCTCAAGCAGAAGGTAGCCGATCTGATCGGCGCCGAGCTCGTCGACAGCGACGCCTACGAGGCCCATCGCATCGCTACGGGCGTGCCGCGCGGCGGACTCGATTTCATGTACAGCGACGCATTTCCGCACGAGACCAATATGGATCGCCTGCACGGCGTGGATTTCGACAAGGGCTGCTATGTCGGCCAAGAGGTGGTGTCGCGGATGCAGCATCGCGGCACCGCGCGCACGCGGATCGTGCGCGTTACTCTCGAAGACTTTTCGCCGGAGACCGGCGTCGCCGTTCTCGGCGGCGACAAGCGGCTCGGCACCATGGGATCGACCGCCGGCGGCCATGGCCTCGCGCTGGTCCGGATCGACCGCGTTGCGGACGCGCTCGATGCGGGACTGCCGTTGACCGCCGGCGGCCTTGCGATCCGCCTGACCGACCCGAACGACGTTCGCACCCCACCGAAGCAGACCGTCGCATGAGCAAATTCCTATGAGCCGCTCCGCGCGCCTGCACCCCGACGGCAAAACACGGTGCCCGTGGCCGGGCGAAGACCCGTTCTACATGGCCTATCACGACACCGAGTGGGGCGTGCCCGAGTATGACGACCGCGCGCTCTATGAAAAGCTGATCCTCGACGGCTTTCAGGCCGGGCTGTCGTGGATCACGATCCTGCGCAAGCGCGAAAACTTCCGCAAAGCGTTCGACGATTTTCAACCGGAAAAGATCGCGCGCTACAGCGACAAGAAGATCCACGCGCTGATGAATGATG from Bradyrhizobium sp. AZCC 1693 encodes:
- the ygfZ gene encoding CAF17-like 4Fe-4S cluster assembly/insertion protein YgfZ, with the protein product MKAAFLPDRGVVKVSGEDARTFLNGLVTTDVTLLQPGLGRFGALLTPQGKITADFLITEAPAGHGGGFLIDAPRALAQNLADKLGFYKLRAKVAVENISDSMGVLAVWNGEPAMKPDLAFADPRHEALGWRILVPEDLKQKVADLIGAELVDSDAYEAHRIATGVPRGGLDFMYSDAFPHETNMDRLHGVDFDKGCYVGQEVVSRMQHRGTARTRIVRVTLEDFSPETGVAVLGGDKRLGTMGSTAGGHGLALVRIDRVADALDAGLPLTAGGLAIRLTDPNDVRTPPKQTVA
- a CDS encoding TIGR02301 family protein, coding for MLKHALAALILISACHVAPVRAQDAAAPFDGDLQRLAEILGTLHYLRGICGSNEGAKWRNEMQALIDAETPSGDRRARMIAGFNRGYNGFQQTYRTCTPAASVAIRRYIEEGSKISRDLTARYAN
- a CDS encoding NUDIX hydrolase yields the protein MASPVQPTHPQLAVSGAIFRDGKVLLVRRARSPGKGFYSFPGGRVEFGESLHTALHREVDEETGLKIEILGLAGWREVLPGASGGGHYLIMSFAARWTAGEPVLNDEHDDFKWLAPDGLGDLKVTGGLLEVIEAARKLV
- a CDS encoding HAD family hydrolase, with product MDAIYFDLDGTLTDPKPGITRSIQYALQKLDHRTMPTEDELTWCIGPPLRASFVRLLGAETSADLAVSYYRERFSDVGLYENGVYDGVGEVLTSLCASGHRLFVATSKPHVFAERIIDHFGLRDHFERVFGSELDGTRVDKSHLLEYALKQASVDPAKTLMIGDRSHDMVGAKNNGMKGIGVLYGYGSRDELLEAGAHHVCATPGAILGCIP
- a CDS encoding dihydroorotase, with protein sequence MNQRFDTILKSGTVVNQDGEGIRDIGISNGRIVAIGGLGQASAAETIDCRGLHILPGVMDTQVHFREPGQTHKEDLETGSRSAVMGGVTAVFEMPNTDPLTVTEANFTDKVKRGRHRMHCDFAFFIGGTRENVADLPELERAPGCAGVKVFIGSSTGALLVEDDESLRRIFQVIRRRAAFHAEDEYRLNERKPLRIEGDPRSHPVWRDETAALMATQRLVNLARETGKRIHVLHISTKQEIEYLRDHKDVASCEATPHHLTMAAPECYERLGTRAQMNPPVRSADHRDGIWYGIEQGIIDVLGSDHAPHTLEEKAKTYPASPSGMTGVQTLVPLMLDHVNAGRLSLARFVDLTSAGPARLYNIACKGRIAAGYDADFTIVDLKRSETITNKWVASRAGWTPYDGVRVTGWPVGTFVRGRRVMWQGEVTTPSTGEPVRFLETLKA